In Xyrauchen texanus isolate HMW12.3.18 chromosome 23, RBS_HiC_50CHRs, whole genome shotgun sequence, a genomic segment contains:
- the LOC127617206 gene encoding coiled-coil domain-containing protein 85B-like: protein MVIYKMGSDSDILNRELSKMSDEDLLACSKEELVNRLRKEESEKMSALIQRGRLIKEVNKQLQGHLLEIRELKVINQRLQQENQELRDLCCFLDDDRLKVKKLAREWQLFGHHSAKVMREDLGGYLKKLSDLERMQDGLVKENLNLKELCLVLEEECVSRSDSSPGGSTDLNIPCMVARDLGDGSSSTGSVGSPDQLHLVCSPDD from the coding sequence ATGGTCATTTACAAGATGGGGAGCGACAGTGACATATTGAACCGAGAGCTGTCAAAGATGTCTGATGAAGACTTGCTGGCTTGTTCTAAGGAAGAACTGGTGAATCGGTTACGCAAAGAAGAATCGGAAAAGATGTCGGCTCTCATACAGCGCGGGCGGTTAATCAAGGAGGTCAACAAACAACTGCAGGGACATCTCCTTGAAATCAGGGAACTCAAAGTCATCAACCAGCGTCTTCAACAGGAGAACCAAGAGCTCAGAGATCTATGCTGCTTCCTGGACGACGACCGTCTGAAAGTGAAGAAGCTCGCGCGAGAGTGGCAACTGTTTGGCCATCACTCGGCCAAAGTGATGCGTGAGGACCTCGGCGGATACCTCAAAAAGCTCTCCGATCTGGAGCGGATGCAAGACGGGCTGGTGAAGGAGAATCTGAATCTTAAGGAACTTTGTTTGGTGCTCGAAGAAGAGTGCGTGAGCAGAAGTGATTCCAGCCCGGGTGGCTCCACGGATCTCAACATACCATGCATGGTGGCCCGGGACCTGGGCGATGGGAGCTCGAGCACTGGAAGTGTGGGCAGTCCAGATCAACTGCACTTGGTGTGTTCACCAGATGACTGA